From Rhodamnia argentea isolate NSW1041297 chromosome 10, ASM2092103v1, whole genome shotgun sequence, a single genomic window includes:
- the LOC115752354 gene encoding protein DESIGUAL 3 produces the protein MVKAGGILVCILIIGLDIAAGILGLEAEVEQNKEKHLRVWIFECREPSPEAFKLGLGAAAFLGLAHVLVSLFGGCNSCICSQDDLQKASPNRQLTMSCLVFTWIVLAVGLSLLVIGTLANHKSRASCGFTHHHFLSIGGILCFVHGLFCVAYYVSATATEG, from the exons ATGGTGAAAGCAGGGGGCATTTTGGTGTGCATCCTGATCATAGGCCTGGATATCGCGGCCGGTATCCTTGGCCTGGAAGCTGAGGTTGAGCAAAACAag GAGAAGCACTTGAGGGTCTGGATATTCGAGTGCAGAGAGCCCAGCCCCGAGGCGTTCAAGCTCGGCCTAGGCGCCGCGGCGTTCCTCGGCTTGGCCCATGTCCTCGTCAGTCTGTTCGGTGGCTGCAACAGCTGCATTTGCTCCCAGGACGACCTCCAGAAGGCCTCCCCCAATCGCCAACTCACCATGTCCTGCCTCGTCTTCACCTG GATCGTGCTGGCGGTCGGGCTGTCCTTGCTGGTCATCGGCACGCTGGCCAACCACAAGTCGAGAGCCTCCTGCGGCTTCACGCACCACCACTTCCTCTCCATCGGAGGCATCCTCTGCTTCGTCCACGGCCTCTTCTGCGTCGCTTACTACGtctccgccaccgccaccgaaGGCTAA
- the LOC115752350 gene encoding pentatricopeptide repeat-containing protein At3g29230-like isoform X2, whose amino-acid sequence MSWHTFPLLQYSIRALLSLIRVQQRWCRFLVAPIMVHSPSPSHLRSPLIALLQRSKNTSQILQIHAQLITTGFISDSFTLSKLLTSLTSLNTPNMDCARSVFVQIHLQSVFMYNAMIRGYVSSSNPEKAWSFYAGMRRKGVVGDHYTYPFVLKACGMMKGLAEGRLVHGELVKRGRLCHVFAVNGLIGMYGKCGEIGCARMAFDGVEEKDLVSWNLLLGAYVGCGNTEEAQKVFDEMPETDVISWSMMIDAYGKRSGDVVRARLFFDNMPIRDIISWNSMIAGYVKMGDVTAARELFDMMPRKNVISWSILLDGYVSRGNPREALKLFKQMLLEHVKVDKVAVVGALSACAQLGALVQGRWIHIYMERNRIDVDIVVQAALLDMYMKCGRVSEASTTFDSMSERNAICYSVMIFGYGTNGHGKKALELFKQMVLERNVRSDDMLFLAVITACSHAGFVYEGLSIFEQMKGVYGIEPKLEHYSCLVDLLGRSGQLDSAREVITSMPMKPDCAALWGSLLLACRTHQDIMLAEVAVKKLVELKADDCGTYILLSNIYADMGLQEESLRVWKLMKNRSMDKETGKSSVEVNGIIKEFVSGEKSSVVADALEWIIWSLSSMPLHEG is encoded by the exons ATGTCTTGGCATACTTTCCCGCTTCTTCAGTATTCAATCCGAGCTCTTCTGTCTTTGATACGAGTTCAGCAGAGGTGGTGTCGGTTTCTCGTTGCGCCCATTATGGTTCACTCT CCATCCCCATCACACCTCAGAAGCCCACTGATTGCACTTCTTCAAAGATCCAAAAACACGTCGCAAATCCTCCAAATCCATGCCCAACTTATTACGACCGGCTTCATCTCCGATTCCTTCACGTTGAGCAAGCTCCTCACTTCCCTGACATCGTTGAACACGCCCAATATGGACTGCGCGCGGTCTGTGTTCGTCCAAATTCACCTGCAGAGTGTTTTCATGTACAACGCCATGATCAGGGGCTACGTCAGCAGCTCAAACCCAGAAAAAGCATGGAGCTTTTACGCGGGTATGAGAAGAAAGGGCGTTGTGGGGGATCATTACACGTACCCTTTTGTGTTAAAAGCATGCGGGATGATGAAGGGCTTGGCCGAGGGAAGGCTGGTTCATGGGGAGTTAGTGAAGAGAGGAAGACTTTGTCACGTGTTCGCAGTGAATGGATTGATTGGTATGTACGGGAAGTGTGGAGAAATAGGTTGTGCGAGGATGGCTTTTGATGGGGTCGAGGAAAAAGATTTGGTGTCTTGGAATCTATTGTTGGGTGCCTATGTAGGGTGCGGGAATACAGAAGAGGCCCAGAAggtgttcgatgaaatgcctgAAACGGATGTGATTTCTTGGTCTATGATGATAGATGCTTATGGTAAG AGAAGTGGTGATGTTGTGAGGGCTCGACTTTTCTTTGATAACATGCCTATCAGAGATATTATTTCATGGAATTCTATGATTGCTGGATATGTAAAGATGGGAGATGTGACGGCTGCTCGTGAGCTATTTGATATGATGCCACGGAAAAATGTGATATCTTGGAGCATTCTGCTAGATGGATATGTTTCGCGTGGAAATCCCCGGGAAGCATTGAAACTTTTTAAGCAGATGCTTTTGGAGCATGTGAAGGTTGACAAGGTTGCAGTGGTTGGAGCACTATCAGCATGTGCCCAGCTGGGGGCGCTTGTTCAAGGGAGATGGATACATATCTATATGGAGAGGAATAGAATAGACGTTGACATAGTCGTTCAAGCTGCACTTCTCGATATGTACATGAAATGTGGGAGAGTCAGTGAGGCCAGCACGACTTTTGATAGCATGTCTGAGAGAAATGCCATTTGCTATAGCGtgatgatttttggatatggTACTAATGGCCATGGAAAGAAAGCTTTGGAATTATTCAAGCAGATGGTTTTGGAAAGAAATGTACGGAGTGACGATATGCTTTTCCTTGCAGTTATTACGGCATGCAGTCATGCAGGTTTTGTCTATGAAGGTCTCAGTATCTTTGAACAGATGAAAGGAGTTTATGGTATAGAACCCAAGCTTGAGCACTATAGCTGTTTGGTCGATCTCCTTGGTAGGTCCGGTCAATTAGATAGTGCCCGAGAAGTCATAACATCCATGCCTATGAAACCCGATTGTGCTGCTCTCTGGGGATCTCTGCTCTTAGCATGTCGAACTCATCAAGATATAATGCTCGCAGAAGTTGCAGTCAAGAAGCTTGTGGAGCTAAAAGCTGATGATTGTGGGACTTATATTCTTTTATCCAATATTTATGCTGATATGGGTTTGCAGGAGGAATCATTGAGGGTATGGAAACTTATGAAGAACAGAAGTATGGATAAGGAAACGGGGAAGAGTTCGGTAGAAGTAAATGGCATTATAAAAGAGTTTGTGAGTGGAGAGAAGTCCTCAGTAGTAGCAGATGCATTGGAATGGATCATATGGAGCTTATCCAGCATGCCTTTGCATGAGGGATAG
- the LOC115752350 gene encoding pentatricopeptide repeat-containing protein At3g29230-like isoform X1, with protein sequence MSWHTFPLLQYSIRALLSLIRVQQRWCRFLVAPIMVHSPSPSHLRSPLIALLQRSKNTSQILQIHAQLITTGFISDSFTLSKLLTSLTSLNTPNMDCARSVFVQIHLQSVFMYNAMIRGYVSSSNPEKAWSFYAGMRRKGVVGDHYTYPFVLKACGMMKGLAEGRLVHGELVKRGRLCHVFAVNGLIGMYGKCGEIGCARMAFDGVEEKDLVSWNLLLGAYVGCGNTEEAQKVFDEMPETDVISWSMMIDAYGKRSGDVVRARLFFDNMPIRDIISWNSMIAGYVKMGDVTAARELFDMMPRKNVISWSILLDGYVSRGNPREALKLFKQMLLEHVKVDKVAVVGALSACAQLGALVQGRWIHIYMERNRIDVDIVVQAALLDMYMKCGRVSEASTTFDSMSERNAICYSVMIFGYGTNGHGKKALELFKQMVLERNVRSDDMLFLAVITACSHAGFVYEGLSIFEQMKGVYGIEPKLEHYSCLVDLLGRSGQLDSAREVITSMPMKPDCAALWGSLLLACRTHQDIMLAEVAVKKLVELKADDCGTYILLSNIYADMGLQEESLRVWKLMKNRSMDKETGKSSVEVNGIIKEFVSGEKSSVVADALEWIIWSLSSMPLHEG encoded by the exons ATGTCTTGGCATACTTTCCCGCTTCTTCAGTATTCAATCCGAGCTCTTCTGTCTTTGATACGAGTTCAGCAGAGGTGGTGTCGGTTTCTCGTTGCGCCCATTATGGTT CACTCTCCATCCCCATCACACCTCAGAAGCCCACTGATTGCACTTCTTCAAAGATCCAAAAACACGTCGCAAATCCTCCAAATCCATGCCCAACTTATTACGACCGGCTTCATCTCCGATTCCTTCACGTTGAGCAAGCTCCTCACTTCCCTGACATCGTTGAACACGCCCAATATGGACTGCGCGCGGTCTGTGTTCGTCCAAATTCACCTGCAGAGTGTTTTCATGTACAACGCCATGATCAGGGGCTACGTCAGCAGCTCAAACCCAGAAAAAGCATGGAGCTTTTACGCGGGTATGAGAAGAAAGGGCGTTGTGGGGGATCATTACACGTACCCTTTTGTGTTAAAAGCATGCGGGATGATGAAGGGCTTGGCCGAGGGAAGGCTGGTTCATGGGGAGTTAGTGAAGAGAGGAAGACTTTGTCACGTGTTCGCAGTGAATGGATTGATTGGTATGTACGGGAAGTGTGGAGAAATAGGTTGTGCGAGGATGGCTTTTGATGGGGTCGAGGAAAAAGATTTGGTGTCTTGGAATCTATTGTTGGGTGCCTATGTAGGGTGCGGGAATACAGAAGAGGCCCAGAAggtgttcgatgaaatgcctgAAACGGATGTGATTTCTTGGTCTATGATGATAGATGCTTATGGTAAG AGAAGTGGTGATGTTGTGAGGGCTCGACTTTTCTTTGATAACATGCCTATCAGAGATATTATTTCATGGAATTCTATGATTGCTGGATATGTAAAGATGGGAGATGTGACGGCTGCTCGTGAGCTATTTGATATGATGCCACGGAAAAATGTGATATCTTGGAGCATTCTGCTAGATGGATATGTTTCGCGTGGAAATCCCCGGGAAGCATTGAAACTTTTTAAGCAGATGCTTTTGGAGCATGTGAAGGTTGACAAGGTTGCAGTGGTTGGAGCACTATCAGCATGTGCCCAGCTGGGGGCGCTTGTTCAAGGGAGATGGATACATATCTATATGGAGAGGAATAGAATAGACGTTGACATAGTCGTTCAAGCTGCACTTCTCGATATGTACATGAAATGTGGGAGAGTCAGTGAGGCCAGCACGACTTTTGATAGCATGTCTGAGAGAAATGCCATTTGCTATAGCGtgatgatttttggatatggTACTAATGGCCATGGAAAGAAAGCTTTGGAATTATTCAAGCAGATGGTTTTGGAAAGAAATGTACGGAGTGACGATATGCTTTTCCTTGCAGTTATTACGGCATGCAGTCATGCAGGTTTTGTCTATGAAGGTCTCAGTATCTTTGAACAGATGAAAGGAGTTTATGGTATAGAACCCAAGCTTGAGCACTATAGCTGTTTGGTCGATCTCCTTGGTAGGTCCGGTCAATTAGATAGTGCCCGAGAAGTCATAACATCCATGCCTATGAAACCCGATTGTGCTGCTCTCTGGGGATCTCTGCTCTTAGCATGTCGAACTCATCAAGATATAATGCTCGCAGAAGTTGCAGTCAAGAAGCTTGTGGAGCTAAAAGCTGATGATTGTGGGACTTATATTCTTTTATCCAATATTTATGCTGATATGGGTTTGCAGGAGGAATCATTGAGGGTATGGAAACTTATGAAGAACAGAAGTATGGATAAGGAAACGGGGAAGAGTTCGGTAGAAGTAAATGGCATTATAAAAGAGTTTGTGAGTGGAGAGAAGTCCTCAGTAGTAGCAGATGCATTGGAATGGATCATATGGAGCTTATCCAGCATGCCTTTGCATGAGGGATAG
- the LOC115752349 gene encoding formin-like protein 3 isoform X2 has protein sequence MRVKRGSVIFVILLCALAAGTSEGKRKAVQELVGDGGVSLPPRAASSDMEAIYGLRSIKGNMDKALGTLPPDVKRMLLDCLRENNIRARTSNGEPNSRNWFMECVEFLFYWPNIPRRNLVGRSDHRITWPDVLAPAPSRSQRKNIMPSPAPSPSPNQNVAISPSPYSATASPSPSPAPSNLAPTISPSPKPQAPVESPGEPSLSPDKSEPPEPPPTSELLPMRTHVAPSHTPKKDDDHKRTKSAIVAGCTVAGTFLFASLIFLLCWSKGRNKKVDPRAGQRDDRPLLNLGLSDFSAGSSQKSHSIGNSSGKRLSSNSGKSPSFVNHLSMVSDHHGSSPPEVSSLETTGVVPLPPLKPPPGKSAPSPPGPPPPGPPPPGPPPPPPLLRPQPPPPPKVARPPPLPPKGASPLRPNQQDDPNAESEPKTKLKPFFWDKVLANSDQTMVWHEIKSGSFQFNEEMMESLFGYSTVDKNKTDRKKESLSLETPQYIQIIDTKKAQNLSILLRALNVTTEEVCDALQEGTQLPVELLQTLLKMAPTTQEELKLRLFSGEISQLGPAERFLKVLVEIPYAFKRVETLLFMNSAQEEVSSIKESLTTLEVACGKLRESRLFLKLLEAVLKTGNRMNDGTYRGGAQAFKLDTLLKLSDVRGKDGKTTLLHFVVQEIIRSEGIRAARSASESQSMSSVRSEDLVDDLSHDSAEHYRALGLQVVSGVSNELEDVKKAAVIDADGLSASVAKLEISLAKTKQFLKTEMKSMEEESKFCDSLTSFTEHIEGDVAWILEEEKRIMALVESTAAYFHGSAGKSEGLRLFVIIRDFVIMLDKVCKEVRDSAMKTVKTSRTETPTASPSRENHQPSPDIRQRLFPAILDRHMYDSSSDDESLSA, from the exons ATGAGAGTCAAACGCGGGTCGGTCATCTTCGTGATTCTGCTATGCGCATTGGCCGCTGGGACCTCGGAAGGCAAGAGAAAAGCTGTGCAAGAACTCGTCGGAGATGGAGGCGTTTCATTGCCACCACGGGCGGCGAGTTCCGACATG GAGGCAATCTATGGCCTTAGATCAATCAAAGGAAACATGGACAAAGCCTTGGGAACTCTGCCACCCGATGTGAAACGCATGCTCTTGGATTGCTTAAGAGAGAACAATATCCGAGCACGCACTTCCAATGGGGAGCCGAACTCCAGGAACTGGTTCATGGAGTGCGTGGAGTTTCTCTTCTATTGGCCAAATATTCCTCGGAGAAATCTGGTAGGCAGGTCAGATCACCGGATAACATGGCCTGATGTACTAGCACCAGCTCCATCAAGGTCTCAACGTAAAAATATAATGCCAAGTCCTGCTCCGTCTCCGTCTCCGAACCAAAATGTAGCAATTAGCCCTTCTCCGTATTCTGCAACAGCATCTCCGAGTCCCAGTCCAGCTCCATCTAATCTTGCTCCAACCATTTCTCCATCCCCAAAACCACAAGCTCCCGTGGAGTCACCAGGGGAGCCATCTTTATCGCCAGATAAGAGTGAGCCACCGGAGCCACCGCCAACTAGTGAACTTCTACCTATGAGGACACATGTTGCTCCAAGCCATACACCTAAGAAAGACGATGATCACAAACGGACGAAAAGCGCAATAGTTGCCGGGTGTACAGTGGCTGGGACATTTCTGTTTGCCTCACTAATCTTCCTATTATGCTGGTCCAAGGGCAGGAACAAGAAAGTTGATCCCAGAGCAGGACAAAGAGATGATAGACCTCTTCTAAACTTGGGCTTGAGTGATTTCTCTGCAG GTTCCTCCCAAAAATCCCATAGCATTGGAAATTCAAGCGGTAAACGACTGAGTTCTAATAGTGGAAAGAGCCCATCCTTTGTGAATCACCTTTCCATGGTATCCGACCATCATGGTTCGTCGCCGCCTGAAGTATCCTCCCTGGAAACAACTGGAGTAGTGCCCCTTCCTCCACTGAAGCCACCTCCTGGAAAATCAGCTCCATCACCTCCTGGACCACCACCTCCGGGCCCACCACCTCctggaccaccaccaccaccacctcttcTCCGGCCGcagcctccaccaccaccaaaagTTGCTCGCCCTCCACCACTACCTCCTAAAGGAGCTTCACCTCTTAGACCAAACCAGCAGGATGACCCCAATGCAGAATCCGAACCCAAAACCAAGTTGAAGCCATTTTTCTGGGATAAGGTCCTAGCAAATTCTGATCAGACAATGGTCTGGCATGAGATCAAATCTGGTTCCTTCCA GTTCAATGAGGAGATGATGGAGTCATTATTTGGATACAGCACTGTGGATAAGAACAAAACTGACCGTAAAAAAGAATCATTATCACTGGAAACTCCACAGTATATTCAAATTATTGATACGAAAAAAGCACAGAACCTCTCAATTCTACTACGGGCACTTAATGTGACAACGGAGGAAGTCTGTGACGCCCTTCAAGAAG GTACTCAGCTTCCGGTGGAGCTTCTCCAGACTCTTCTAAAAATGGCTCCAACAACACAAGAAGAACTGAAACTCCGATTGTTTAGTGGTGAAATATCTCAACTTGGCCCTGCAGAGAGGTTTTTAAAGGTCTTGGTCGAAATCCCATATGCTTTCAAGCGAGTGGAAACACTACTATTTATGAACTCAGCTCAGGAAGAAGTATCCAGTATCAAAGAATCCTTGACGACTCTAGAG GTCGCCTGCGGTAAACTCAGAGAGAGCAGACTGTTCCTTAAACTCTTAGAAGCAGTCCTCAAAACCGGTAACCGCATGAATGATGGGACGTATAGAGGTGGTGCGCAGGCATTTAAGCTTGACACACTATTGAAATTGTCAGATGTCAGAGGAAAGGATGGTAAAACCACCCTTTTGCATTTCGTCGTTCAGGAGATCATCCGTTCTGAAGGAATTCGGGCTGCTCGTTCTGCAAGCGAGAGCCAAAGCATGTCTAGTGTTAGATCGGAAGATCTCGTGGATGACCTGAGCCATGATTCAGCAGAACATTATCGTGCTCTTGGGCTGCAGGTGGTTTCTGGAGTCAGCAACGAACTTGAAGACGTGAAAAAAGCTGCCGTAATTGATGCTGATGGTTTATCAGCTTCAGTAGCAAAGCTGGAGATCTCACTTGCAAAGACTAAACAGTTCCTGAAAACCGAGATGAAGAGCATGGAGGAAGAAAGCAAATTCTGTGACTCGCTCACCAGTTTTACTGAGCATATAGAAGGTGATGTTGCATGGATATtggaggaagagaagaggatAATGGCTTTGGTGGAAAGCACTGCAGCTTACTTCCATGGAAGCGCGGGGAAATCAGAAGGGTTACGTCTCTTTGTGATCATACGTGATTTCGTGATAATGTTGGATAAGGTCTGCAAAGAAGTGAGAGATTCAGCAATGAAGACAGTTAAGACTTCCAGAACAGAGACACCAACTGCATCGCCTTCCCGAGAAAACCATCAGCCATCACCAGATATCCGGCAGCGACTATTTCCAGCAATTTTAGACCGACATATGTATGATTCTAGTTCAGATGACGAGAGCCTGTCTGCATAG
- the LOC115752349 gene encoding formin-like protein 3 isoform X1: MRVKRGSVIFVILLCALAAGTSEGKRKAVQELVGDGGVSLPPRAASSDMTEQAWIYCENELMARAEVMRDFDVYALQEAIYGLRSIKGNMDKALGTLPPDVKRMLLDCLRENNIRARTSNGEPNSRNWFMECVEFLFYWPNIPRRNLVGRSDHRITWPDVLAPAPSRSQRKNIMPSPAPSPSPNQNVAISPSPYSATASPSPSPAPSNLAPTISPSPKPQAPVESPGEPSLSPDKSEPPEPPPTSELLPMRTHVAPSHTPKKDDDHKRTKSAIVAGCTVAGTFLFASLIFLLCWSKGRNKKVDPRAGQRDDRPLLNLGLSDFSAGSSQKSHSIGNSSGKRLSSNSGKSPSFVNHLSMVSDHHGSSPPEVSSLETTGVVPLPPLKPPPGKSAPSPPGPPPPGPPPPGPPPPPPLLRPQPPPPPKVARPPPLPPKGASPLRPNQQDDPNAESEPKTKLKPFFWDKVLANSDQTMVWHEIKSGSFQFNEEMMESLFGYSTVDKNKTDRKKESLSLETPQYIQIIDTKKAQNLSILLRALNVTTEEVCDALQEGTQLPVELLQTLLKMAPTTQEELKLRLFSGEISQLGPAERFLKVLVEIPYAFKRVETLLFMNSAQEEVSSIKESLTTLEVACGKLRESRLFLKLLEAVLKTGNRMNDGTYRGGAQAFKLDTLLKLSDVRGKDGKTTLLHFVVQEIIRSEGIRAARSASESQSMSSVRSEDLVDDLSHDSAEHYRALGLQVVSGVSNELEDVKKAAVIDADGLSASVAKLEISLAKTKQFLKTEMKSMEEESKFCDSLTSFTEHIEGDVAWILEEEKRIMALVESTAAYFHGSAGKSEGLRLFVIIRDFVIMLDKVCKEVRDSAMKTVKTSRTETPTASPSRENHQPSPDIRQRLFPAILDRHMYDSSSDDESLSA; the protein is encoded by the exons ATGAGAGTCAAACGCGGGTCGGTCATCTTCGTGATTCTGCTATGCGCATTGGCCGCTGGGACCTCGGAAGGCAAGAGAAAAGCTGTGCAAGAACTCGTCGGAGATGGAGGCGTTTCATTGCCACCACGGGCGGCGAGTTCCGACATG ACAGAGCAAGCATGGATTTACTGCGAGAATGAACTGATGGCCAGGGCAGAGGTGATGCGGGATTTTGATGTATACGCACTGCAGGAGGCAATCTATGGCCTTAGATCAATCAAAGGAAACATGGACAAAGCCTTGGGAACTCTGCCACCCGATGTGAAACGCATGCTCTTGGATTGCTTAAGAGAGAACAATATCCGAGCACGCACTTCCAATGGGGAGCCGAACTCCAGGAACTGGTTCATGGAGTGCGTGGAGTTTCTCTTCTATTGGCCAAATATTCCTCGGAGAAATCTGGTAGGCAGGTCAGATCACCGGATAACATGGCCTGATGTACTAGCACCAGCTCCATCAAGGTCTCAACGTAAAAATATAATGCCAAGTCCTGCTCCGTCTCCGTCTCCGAACCAAAATGTAGCAATTAGCCCTTCTCCGTATTCTGCAACAGCATCTCCGAGTCCCAGTCCAGCTCCATCTAATCTTGCTCCAACCATTTCTCCATCCCCAAAACCACAAGCTCCCGTGGAGTCACCAGGGGAGCCATCTTTATCGCCAGATAAGAGTGAGCCACCGGAGCCACCGCCAACTAGTGAACTTCTACCTATGAGGACACATGTTGCTCCAAGCCATACACCTAAGAAAGACGATGATCACAAACGGACGAAAAGCGCAATAGTTGCCGGGTGTACAGTGGCTGGGACATTTCTGTTTGCCTCACTAATCTTCCTATTATGCTGGTCCAAGGGCAGGAACAAGAAAGTTGATCCCAGAGCAGGACAAAGAGATGATAGACCTCTTCTAAACTTGGGCTTGAGTGATTTCTCTGCAG GTTCCTCCCAAAAATCCCATAGCATTGGAAATTCAAGCGGTAAACGACTGAGTTCTAATAGTGGAAAGAGCCCATCCTTTGTGAATCACCTTTCCATGGTATCCGACCATCATGGTTCGTCGCCGCCTGAAGTATCCTCCCTGGAAACAACTGGAGTAGTGCCCCTTCCTCCACTGAAGCCACCTCCTGGAAAATCAGCTCCATCACCTCCTGGACCACCACCTCCGGGCCCACCACCTCctggaccaccaccaccaccacctcttcTCCGGCCGcagcctccaccaccaccaaaagTTGCTCGCCCTCCACCACTACCTCCTAAAGGAGCTTCACCTCTTAGACCAAACCAGCAGGATGACCCCAATGCAGAATCCGAACCCAAAACCAAGTTGAAGCCATTTTTCTGGGATAAGGTCCTAGCAAATTCTGATCAGACAATGGTCTGGCATGAGATCAAATCTGGTTCCTTCCA GTTCAATGAGGAGATGATGGAGTCATTATTTGGATACAGCACTGTGGATAAGAACAAAACTGACCGTAAAAAAGAATCATTATCACTGGAAACTCCACAGTATATTCAAATTATTGATACGAAAAAAGCACAGAACCTCTCAATTCTACTACGGGCACTTAATGTGACAACGGAGGAAGTCTGTGACGCCCTTCAAGAAG GTACTCAGCTTCCGGTGGAGCTTCTCCAGACTCTTCTAAAAATGGCTCCAACAACACAAGAAGAACTGAAACTCCGATTGTTTAGTGGTGAAATATCTCAACTTGGCCCTGCAGAGAGGTTTTTAAAGGTCTTGGTCGAAATCCCATATGCTTTCAAGCGAGTGGAAACACTACTATTTATGAACTCAGCTCAGGAAGAAGTATCCAGTATCAAAGAATCCTTGACGACTCTAGAG GTCGCCTGCGGTAAACTCAGAGAGAGCAGACTGTTCCTTAAACTCTTAGAAGCAGTCCTCAAAACCGGTAACCGCATGAATGATGGGACGTATAGAGGTGGTGCGCAGGCATTTAAGCTTGACACACTATTGAAATTGTCAGATGTCAGAGGAAAGGATGGTAAAACCACCCTTTTGCATTTCGTCGTTCAGGAGATCATCCGTTCTGAAGGAATTCGGGCTGCTCGTTCTGCAAGCGAGAGCCAAAGCATGTCTAGTGTTAGATCGGAAGATCTCGTGGATGACCTGAGCCATGATTCAGCAGAACATTATCGTGCTCTTGGGCTGCAGGTGGTTTCTGGAGTCAGCAACGAACTTGAAGACGTGAAAAAAGCTGCCGTAATTGATGCTGATGGTTTATCAGCTTCAGTAGCAAAGCTGGAGATCTCACTTGCAAAGACTAAACAGTTCCTGAAAACCGAGATGAAGAGCATGGAGGAAGAAAGCAAATTCTGTGACTCGCTCACCAGTTTTACTGAGCATATAGAAGGTGATGTTGCATGGATATtggaggaagagaagaggatAATGGCTTTGGTGGAAAGCACTGCAGCTTACTTCCATGGAAGCGCGGGGAAATCAGAAGGGTTACGTCTCTTTGTGATCATACGTGATTTCGTGATAATGTTGGATAAGGTCTGCAAAGAAGTGAGAGATTCAGCAATGAAGACAGTTAAGACTTCCAGAACAGAGACACCAACTGCATCGCCTTCCCGAGAAAACCATCAGCCATCACCAGATATCCGGCAGCGACTATTTCCAGCAATTTTAGACCGACATATGTATGATTCTAGTTCAGATGACGAGAGCCTGTCTGCATAG